The Stenotrophomonas rhizophila genome has a window encoding:
- a CDS encoding DUF2523 family protein has protein sequence MPILISSLLSGIAWLFRSQLGTWLVAAMAWLGIAWATHEFAVEPWIENMQQHIGGGTPGGEWGAVLIAYAGLMRFDQACTMIVSAVATKFAVNAARAVLVRRN, from the coding sequence ATGCCCATCTTGATCAGCTCGTTGTTGTCCGGTATCGCATGGCTGTTCCGCTCCCAACTCGGGACGTGGCTTGTGGCCGCCATGGCGTGGCTCGGCATCGCCTGGGCGACTCATGAGTTCGCCGTGGAACCGTGGATTGAGAACATGCAGCAGCACATCGGCGGCGGCACGCCGGGCGGAGAGTGGGGCGCGGTGCTGATCGCCTATGCCGGGCTGATGCGCTTCGATCAGGCCTGCACGATGATCGTTTCTGCTGTCGCCACGAAGTTCGCTGTGAACGCTGCACGCGCCGTGCTGGTTCGGAGGAACTGA
- a CDS encoding zonular occludens toxin domain-containing protein, with translation MPIELYTGQPGNGKTALMMERLVEETQRGERAIYACGIDGLQDGLATTLDDPRRWNEKDGAGEYIVPNGAIIFVDEAWKWFGHLHDATRQQTPKHVLDLAEHRHRGLDFVWTTQQPNQLYPFVRGLIGTHSHVVRRFGTKMIDVFRWGELNEEIKSSAKRDLAQRTTRLLPSQIFGQYKSAEIHTIKPRIPWKVMALPALAVAAVLLAYLAYEMLKPSAMAATSSSEGAQSASADAPPVSAGQSDAKPHQPRWQSASEYAKDHLPRIATMPWTAPVFDDRNATADPLLVCMSSMEGLDGDGKKQAGSCTCITEQGTSYDISQPECRTLARYGPVYNPYRERRDNRPQMQPQQPAQPQQIVGQGEPMGLTGSVLTKQTRSLGSFPESKPYVTETKAASTTREM, from the coding sequence GTGCCAATCGAGCTCTACACCGGCCAGCCCGGCAATGGCAAAACTGCGCTCATGATGGAGCGCCTTGTGGAAGAGACGCAGCGCGGCGAGCGCGCGATCTATGCGTGCGGCATCGACGGCCTGCAGGACGGCTTGGCAACCACGCTGGACGATCCGCGTCGCTGGAACGAGAAGGATGGGGCAGGGGAGTACATCGTTCCGAACGGCGCGATCATCTTCGTTGACGAAGCGTGGAAATGGTTCGGGCACCTGCACGACGCCACCCGCCAGCAGACGCCCAAGCACGTTCTTGACCTTGCCGAACACCGGCATCGCGGCCTGGACTTTGTGTGGACTACGCAGCAGCCTAACCAGCTGTATCCATTCGTCCGGGGTTTGATCGGCACCCACTCGCACGTGGTGCGTCGCTTCGGCACCAAGATGATCGATGTGTTTCGCTGGGGCGAACTGAACGAGGAAATCAAGTCGTCGGCGAAGCGGGATCTTGCCCAGCGGACCACCCGCCTTCTGCCGTCACAGATCTTCGGGCAGTACAAGTCGGCGGAGATCCACACGATCAAGCCGCGCATTCCATGGAAGGTGATGGCGCTCCCGGCGCTGGCTGTCGCTGCCGTCCTTCTCGCCTATCTCGCATACGAAATGCTCAAGCCGTCCGCGATGGCCGCCACGTCGTCCTCAGAGGGGGCGCAATCGGCGTCAGCCGATGCGCCCCCTGTGTCCGCCGGTCAGTCCGATGCAAAGCCGCATCAACCTCGCTGGCAGTCAGCCTCGGAGTACGCCAAGGACCACCTGCCCCGGATCGCCACCATGCCCTGGACGGCACCTGTGTTCGATGATCGCAACGCGACGGCGGATCCGCTGCTGGTCTGCATGTCGTCCATGGAGGGATTGGACGGGGATGGCAAGAAGCAAGCTGGCAGTTGCACGTGCATCACGGAACAGGGCACCTCTTACGACATTAGTCAACCCGAGTGCCGGACGCTGGCGCGCTACGGGCCGGTCTACAACCCGTATCGTGAGCGACGCGACAACCGGCCACAGATGCAGCCCCAGCAGCCTGCTCAGCCGCAGCAAATCGTAGGGCAGGGTGAGCCGATGGGACTGACGGGTAGTGTGCTTACGAAGCAAACGCGCTCGCTCGGCTCGTTCCCTGAGTCCAAGCCCTATGTCACGGAAACCAAGGCAGCATCCACTACGAGGGAAATGTGA
- a CDS encoding TraX family protein produces MTSGAREALKWLAVVFMTLDHAGKIIYSGEVPGLSEVGRLAFPLFAGVMAYNLAQPGADVAKSIRRLVVWGVIAQPVHAFAFGYWLPLNILLTFALSATVIYALSSRYWLTAAFAAGAMPVFVDYQWAGVAFVVLSWAAFRHRHPWLLVPAFAAICLFNGNLWALAAVPVAAVVIPCATRVPRTRWAFYGYYVGHLALLATVVSTAG; encoded by the coding sequence ATGACCAGCGGCGCGCGCGAGGCCCTCAAGTGGCTGGCGGTCGTGTTTATGACGCTCGATCACGCAGGCAAGATCATCTATAGCGGCGAAGTGCCTGGACTCAGCGAAGTAGGGCGTCTGGCGTTCCCGTTGTTCGCAGGGGTTATGGCCTACAACCTCGCGCAGCCGGGAGCAGACGTGGCCAAGTCCATTAGGCGGCTAGTGGTATGGGGAGTGATCGCCCAGCCGGTGCACGCCTTCGCATTCGGGTACTGGTTGCCGTTGAACATCCTCCTTACGTTCGCGCTCTCGGCAACGGTGATTTACGCACTCAGCAGCCGGTATTGGTTGACGGCCGCGTTTGCGGCGGGTGCGATGCCGGTGTTCGTGGACTACCAGTGGGCCGGCGTAGCATTCGTGGTGCTGAGCTGGGCGGCGTTTCGCCACCGGCATCCATGGTTGCTGGTCCCTGCTTTCGCGGCGATCTGCCTGTTTAATGGCAATCTGTGGGCGCTCGCAGCTGTTCCTGTTGCCGCTGTTGTCATCCCTTGCGCCACACGAGTCCCGCGCACGCGTTGGGCGTTCTACGGGTACTACGTTGGTCACCTAGCGCTGCTGGCCACGGTCGTTAGCACTGCCGGTTAG
- a CDS encoding DUF3653 domain-containing protein — protein sequence MRDRTLTGPWAGFSFKGGRLVTPEGRELLPEDLAWLSLTAAIAQEWRTMMADTRRGYEPKDRHGKPCGSGVSQGRSPAGRRAAVVNLKDYVRRTYEKRSTVADPGPSAAPTPAVQAERGQMPSLRG from the coding sequence ATGCGTGATCGCACTCTTACCGGCCCTTGGGCCGGTTTTTCGTTCAAAGGTGGCCGCTTGGTCACGCCCGAAGGTCGAGAGCTGCTGCCAGAGGATCTGGCTTGGCTGTCGCTGACCGCCGCGATCGCACAGGAATGGCGGACGATGATGGCCGACACCCGCCGCGGCTATGAACCGAAGGACCGTCATGGAAAGCCTTGTGGCAGTGGCGTCTCACAGGGCCGATCCCCAGCTGGACGTCGAGCGGCCGTGGTCAATCTGAAGGACTACGTGCGCAGGACTTACGAGAAGCGGTCTACGGTGGCAGATCCCGGACCCAGCGCCGCGCCCACACCAGCAGTCCAGGCGGAACGTGGGCAGATGCCATCCTTGCGCGGGTAA
- a CDS encoding DNA-binding protein, which produces MARGITELDVHGAADALVAKGERPTVERIRAHLGTGSPNTVTRCLETWWQSLGSRLQSESPKVTDAPAALGKLAGQWWALALEHARDAVFAEFSEASEDLASKQEKFLARSQALADETSAAHARSEAAMAAERLARAQATELQRLVDQLQLQAAELAGQRIAAIERLEQVEASRQALYDRLQKTEESARSERESLAEHVRSVENRVLGDIDRAREESKVMQAQLASAVKRHTSIEAEMRRSLEKAHSATAAAVQMADNQRGRCAALEEQLAKLQNLPADLEAALRRSQVTAGPRKISSKRRAKKGSSEDTN; this is translated from the coding sequence ATGGCTCGCGGCATCACGGAATTAGACGTCCACGGCGCCGCTGATGCGCTTGTCGCAAAGGGCGAGCGCCCAACGGTGGAGCGCATTCGGGCGCATCTAGGCACGGGGTCCCCGAACACCGTTACCCGCTGCTTGGAAACTTGGTGGCAAAGCCTTGGAAGTCGGCTGCAGTCAGAGAGCCCCAAGGTCACAGATGCTCCGGCTGCCTTGGGAAAGCTTGCGGGGCAATGGTGGGCGCTAGCGCTAGAGCATGCCCGTGACGCGGTCTTTGCTGAGTTTTCTGAGGCCAGCGAAGACCTTGCGTCCAAACAAGAGAAGTTTCTTGCCCGGTCCCAAGCACTTGCAGATGAGACGAGCGCCGCCCATGCGAGGTCGGAGGCGGCGATGGCCGCAGAACGCCTCGCCCGGGCCCAGGCCACCGAACTGCAGCGCTTGGTCGATCAGCTTCAACTGCAAGCTGCGGAACTGGCCGGGCAACGCATCGCCGCTATTGAGCGACTTGAGCAAGTGGAGGCCTCACGCCAGGCGCTCTACGACAGGCTCCAAAAGACTGAGGAATCGGCGAGATCTGAGCGCGAGAGCCTGGCCGAGCACGTCAGATCTGTCGAAAACCGCGTATTGGGGGATATTGATCGCGCTAGAGAAGAGAGCAAGGTGATGCAGGCGCAGCTGGCCAGCGCAGTCAAAAGGCATACATCGATTGAAGCAGAGATGCGGCGTAGCCTTGAAAAGGCACACTCAGCCACCGCGGCGGCAGTGCAGATGGCGGACAATCAGCGTGGCCGATGCGCAGCTTTAGAAGAGCAGCTGGCCAAGCTCCAGAACTTGCCGGCGGATCTAGAGGCTGCGCTTAGGCGAAGCCAGGTGACAGCTGGTCCACGGAAGATAAGCTCCAAGCGGCGGGCTAAGAAGGGCTCATCCGAGGACACGAATTAG
- a CDS encoding site-specific integrase, with product MKDIFTIPVSAATATSLALPEQLAQQAADAVRELLAEAAAENTTRSYTSALRYWAGWHAARYGIELALPVPEATVLQFVVDHVQRRSTDGELAWELPPAVDQALVTAGLKAKLGPWTLATVRHRVAVLSTAHRLKQVTNPCEQPAIRTVLSRAARAAVKRGERPRKKTAITLTELEAILATCDDSLEGIRDRALLCFGFASGGRRRSEIAAADLRDLRRIGEAGYIYRLEHSKTQQAGVTVTSTPDKPVLDRAALALQDWLEASGLTEGAIFRRLWKQRIGPALSPAAVGEIVQRRARLAGLEGDFGGHSLRSGFVTEASRQGVALPAIMQLTEHRSVSSVVGYFQAGGATSNPAARLLEDQ from the coding sequence ATGAAAGATATTTTTACAATTCCCGTGTCCGCCGCGACGGCCACCTCTCTGGCACTGCCCGAACAGCTGGCCCAACAGGCTGCCGATGCGGTCCGCGAGCTGCTGGCCGAAGCTGCGGCCGAGAACACCACCCGCAGCTACACCAGCGCCCTGCGGTACTGGGCGGGCTGGCATGCGGCGCGCTACGGCATCGAGCTGGCTTTACCGGTACCCGAAGCCACCGTGCTGCAGTTCGTGGTCGATCACGTACAGCGCCGCTCAACCGACGGCGAATTGGCATGGGAACTGCCACCAGCCGTCGACCAAGCCTTGGTGACCGCCGGCCTTAAGGCCAAACTTGGCCCTTGGACCTTGGCCACAGTGCGCCATCGCGTTGCCGTGCTGTCCACGGCGCACCGACTCAAGCAAGTGACCAATCCCTGCGAGCAGCCGGCAATCCGCACCGTGCTCAGTCGCGCGGCGCGGGCCGCGGTCAAGCGCGGCGAGCGCCCACGCAAGAAGACTGCGATCACCCTGACCGAGCTGGAGGCCATATTGGCCACCTGCGACGATAGCCTGGAAGGAATTCGGGATCGCGCCCTACTCTGCTTCGGGTTCGCTAGTGGCGGCCGCCGGCGTAGCGAGATCGCCGCGGCCGACCTGCGCGACCTGCGCCGGATTGGCGAGGCGGGCTATATCTACCGGTTGGAGCACAGCAAGACCCAGCAGGCCGGGGTTACGGTCACCTCGACCCCAGATAAGCCGGTGCTCGATCGGGCCGCCCTCGCCCTCCAGGACTGGTTGGAGGCCTCAGGCCTCACCGAGGGGGCGATCTTCCGGCGGCTGTGGAAGCAACGCATCGGCCCCGCTCTCTCCCCGGCCGCCGTAGGCGAAATTGTGCAGCGACGGGCGCGCCTGGCCGGGTTGGAGGGGGATTTTGGTGGGCATAGTCTCAGGTCAGGCTTCGTGACTGAGGCAAGCCGCCAAGGGGTGGCACTGCCGGCGATCATGCAGTTGACCGAGCACCGGTCAGTGTCGAGTGTGGTGGGGTATTTCCAGGCCGGAGGAGCGACATCGAATCCCGCTGCACGTTTATTAGAAGATCAATAG
- a CDS encoding Mov34/MPN/PAD-1 family protein — translation MMANYINWGEPINAIPEELASSALAALLRACEAHPHFDVVGLRLIQAAVPHIGVVADVGDGTVAPQNSPGIWPRERLCLSFCPGSMVPAEVRALRTDFPDVIHLNGVPDGEPASLCLYESWGFEERQWTAERHLRKVLWWLASTADGTIHAQDQALEQLFYSSGDVVVLPSDWDGEKKERLYLNLADESAERRYWLAGTKATDGAPRWQVAVLDLPPIGHQPIQRSPSTLGALDDQLTALGSDLSPALSEALKSLTRVANQKTACKLQLLLLLRIPRLRDGKIDRWDARAYAVAAPWEDVGIELGVLGRSAPNAKAYAINLLGGDVAALSEEGRAFKLAPLEVLQTPPMMQARAMSGIEASRADFRGTLAGVGSLGSALANLWARSQWGRWNLIDPDQVAPHNVVRHEANAIDIGLKKVDVIRGKIDAVFARPILAKAVYASASDFDASEVESCLRESALLVDASTTLSVPRDWSEHDLARSASVFFTHSGLASVLMLEDEHRCMRLSALEAQYYRALLHEPWGQKHLHTAAQIRVGAGCRDHSFVLSHELVQLHAAQLSRALRQGVLEPNARIEIRTHDENSGAVSVASIAVRPVRSLEGYSWKVRWDEGLEDQMLAMRSACLPLETGGVLLGIFDHKVRTVTIVDAREAPLDSVAHPDSFIRGRAGVPELVEHASSLTRGMVGYIGEWHSHPPGVRAIPSALDKELLAKLESRLREDGLPAIMAIVAENEVNVFVGGGEVAETGDTAARA, via the coding sequence ATGATGGCGAACTACATCAACTGGGGTGAGCCAATCAATGCCATCCCGGAAGAGTTGGCGAGTTCGGCACTGGCCGCACTCTTGCGCGCCTGTGAGGCGCACCCTCACTTTGATGTCGTGGGGTTGCGCCTGATCCAGGCCGCAGTGCCGCATATTGGCGTGGTCGCAGACGTTGGCGACGGCACGGTTGCTCCTCAGAACTCGCCTGGAATTTGGCCTCGGGAGCGACTCTGTCTAAGCTTCTGTCCCGGCTCGATGGTGCCTGCCGAAGTGAGGGCGTTGCGCACGGATTTTCCGGACGTCATCCATCTCAACGGCGTCCCAGACGGAGAGCCCGCGTCACTTTGTCTCTATGAGAGCTGGGGCTTCGAGGAGCGGCAGTGGACCGCAGAGCGGCACCTCCGAAAAGTGCTGTGGTGGCTTGCTTCTACGGCCGACGGAACGATCCATGCTCAGGACCAGGCATTAGAACAGCTTTTCTATAGCTCCGGCGACGTAGTGGTTCTCCCCTCTGATTGGGACGGCGAAAAGAAAGAGCGGCTTTATCTCAATCTTGCCGATGAAAGCGCGGAGAGACGCTATTGGCTAGCGGGAACCAAGGCAACTGACGGCGCGCCTCGCTGGCAAGTTGCTGTCTTAGATCTGCCGCCCATTGGCCATCAGCCTATTCAGCGAAGCCCCTCCACGCTGGGTGCCCTGGACGACCAGCTCACGGCTTTGGGGTCTGATTTGTCGCCAGCCCTTTCCGAGGCCTTGAAAAGCCTTACTCGTGTAGCAAATCAAAAAACAGCATGCAAGTTGCAGCTGCTTCTTCTATTGCGAATTCCACGTTTGCGAGATGGGAAAATAGATCGGTGGGACGCTCGGGCTTACGCTGTTGCCGCGCCTTGGGAAGATGTTGGAATCGAGCTCGGTGTATTGGGTCGCTCGGCCCCTAACGCGAAGGCCTATGCCATCAACCTTTTGGGCGGTGATGTGGCCGCTTTAAGTGAGGAGGGCCGTGCCTTCAAGCTGGCACCTTTGGAGGTCCTTCAAACGCCTCCTATGATGCAAGCCCGGGCGATGTCAGGCATAGAAGCCAGCAGGGCAGACTTTCGGGGCACATTGGCGGGTGTCGGATCACTCGGTAGCGCGCTCGCAAATCTTTGGGCTCGCTCGCAATGGGGGCGGTGGAACCTTATCGATCCAGATCAGGTGGCTCCCCACAATGTCGTTCGCCACGAAGCTAACGCCATCGACATCGGCTTAAAGAAGGTGGATGTCATTCGCGGGAAGATTGATGCGGTGTTTGCGAGGCCGATTCTCGCTAAAGCTGTTTACGCTTCTGCAAGTGACTTTGATGCCTCTGAGGTGGAAAGCTGTCTGCGCGAAAGCGCATTGCTCGTCGACGCGTCCACAACGCTCTCCGTGCCGCGCGATTGGTCTGAGCATGATCTCGCTCGCTCGGCATCCGTGTTCTTTACGCATTCGGGGCTTGCATCTGTCTTGATGTTGGAGGATGAGCATCGCTGCATGCGTCTCTCGGCGTTAGAAGCGCAATATTATCGAGCTCTGTTGCACGAGCCTTGGGGGCAGAAGCATTTGCACACCGCAGCACAGATCCGTGTCGGGGCCGGTTGTCGTGATCACAGCTTCGTCTTGTCACATGAGCTAGTTCAGCTCCACGCCGCCCAACTCTCCCGAGCCCTAAGGCAGGGTGTCTTGGAGCCAAATGCTCGTATTGAAATTCGAACCCATGATGAAAACTCGGGTGCGGTGAGTGTCGCATCGATTGCAGTCAGGCCGGTTCGAAGCTTGGAAGGATATTCTTGGAAGGTGAGGTGGGACGAAGGGCTTGAGGACCAGATGCTCGCGATGAGGTCGGCATGCTTGCCGCTGGAAACGGGTGGTGTGTTGCTTGGCATCTTTGACCACAAGGTGCGAACGGTAACGATCGTCGATGCGCGAGAGGCGCCCTTAGATAGCGTGGCTCACCCCGACAGCTTCATTCGGGGTAGGGCAGGGGTGCCAGAACTGGTTGAACACGCTTCATCGCTGACCAGGGGCATGGTGGGCTACATCGGCGAATGGCATTCCCATCCCCCAGGTGTCCGAGCGATTCCAAGTGCCTTGGACAAGGAGCTGCTTGCCAAACTTGAGTCTCGACTTCGGGAAGATGGGCTGCCTGCGATCATGGCGATCGTTGCTGAAAACGAAGTCAATGTGTTCGTCGGTGGCGGCGAGGTAGCTGAAACCGGCGATACGGCTGCGCGGGCCTAG
- a CDS encoding metallohydrolase: MSASITFFPVANGDMALVRLVDFANSTILVDINIRQCADDPNNDEARDVAADLRARLPIDANGRPYVDVFLLSHPDKDHCTGLQKHFHLGPLSGYADDEKPQSEKRIVIREMWSSPIVFRRASKIMTFCDDAKAFRSEAKRRVQSFRDGAVLEGDRILLMGEDKGGKTEGLEAILVRSGDHFSRINGMENAHFRAQLLAPSLVCDDDEEVDLRAKNHSSVILNMELASSVGGLNQSSCRFLTAGDAEVAIWERLWERYKDTPEVLEYDVLETPHHCSWHVFSRDSWSGCGEEAVVSASARNALSQARFGAKIISSSKPIKDDESDPPCTRAKREYKAILASKAGTFLCTGETPQTWAPEPIEIEITAGGAKVRAAQRSGAAGLAAAAAPRAG, translated from the coding sequence ATGAGTGCTTCGATTACCTTCTTCCCAGTAGCCAATGGAGACATGGCACTGGTGCGCTTGGTCGATTTCGCCAATAGCACCATCTTGGTGGACATCAACATTCGGCAATGTGCCGATGACCCGAACAATGATGAGGCCCGAGACGTCGCCGCTGACCTCAGAGCTCGCCTTCCCATTGACGCGAATGGGCGACCCTATGTGGACGTCTTTTTGCTGAGCCACCCGGATAAGGACCATTGCACAGGGCTGCAAAAGCACTTTCATCTGGGGCCTCTGAGCGGCTACGCCGACGACGAGAAGCCGCAGTCTGAGAAAAGGATCGTCATCCGTGAGATGTGGTCCTCACCGATTGTTTTCCGTCGTGCCTCGAAGATCATGACCTTCTGCGACGACGCAAAGGCCTTCCGAAGCGAGGCAAAGCGTCGCGTTCAGAGTTTCCGAGATGGTGCTGTCCTGGAGGGCGACCGCATCCTGCTGATGGGCGAAGATAAAGGCGGAAAAACCGAAGGTCTTGAAGCGATCTTGGTCCGTTCCGGCGACCACTTTAGCCGCATCAATGGCATGGAGAACGCCCACTTCCGTGCTCAGCTTCTGGCCCCGTCGCTCGTTTGCGACGATGATGAGGAGGTGGACCTGCGCGCCAAGAACCATTCCAGTGTGATCCTCAACATGGAGCTGGCGTCTTCCGTAGGCGGGCTGAACCAGAGCAGTTGTCGCTTTCTCACCGCTGGTGATGCAGAAGTCGCGATCTGGGAGCGGCTGTGGGAGCGCTATAAGGACACGCCCGAGGTGCTCGAATACGACGTCCTTGAAACACCTCACCACTGCTCGTGGCATGTCTTTTCGCGTGACAGCTGGTCAGGATGTGGAGAGGAGGCTGTGGTCAGCGCTTCCGCGCGAAATGCGCTGTCCCAGGCGCGCTTTGGCGCTAAGATTATTTCAAGCTCCAAGCCCATCAAGGACGATGAGAGCGATCCGCCGTGCACCCGCGCAAAGCGAGAATACAAGGCGATTTTGGCAAGTAAGGCTGGCACCTTTCTTTGCACCGGCGAGACTCCGCAAACGTGGGCTCCGGAGCCGATTGAAATTGAGATCACGGCCGGAGGGGCGAAGGTCAGAGCAGCCCAGCGTTCGGGCGCGGCAGGCCTTGCAGCGGCTGCTGCCCCGCGTGCGGGCTGA
- a CDS encoding helix-turn-helix transcriptional regulator: MKEAQVAPSRRGRWGQDRRLEFIDSRLYWEGRLNRADLTDFFSISVPQASLDFAEYQARAPGNMAYDRGEKAYLAADGFAPILTDGSSTRYLAELYALTTGAIPADLSFLGALPASDVVRHPTRLVSAPLLRQVLRAINTQNALEITYQTIARPEPDRRVISPHALAYDGYRWHIRAYCHNRRSFRDFLFARILECEGPKTWLPVKVRDEEWETPVTIAIGPNPALEEGRRRVIALDYGMTDGRLDISTRLSLAFYLLKRLGLDRPIGALAPHEQHITLLNRAELEPVLPQLNPRNSTG, translated from the coding sequence ATGAAAGAAGCCCAAGTAGCTCCCTCCCGCCGAGGCAGGTGGGGCCAAGACCGTCGATTGGAGTTCATTGACTCCCGCCTCTACTGGGAAGGTCGACTCAATCGCGCAGATCTAACGGATTTTTTCAGCATCTCGGTCCCCCAGGCCTCTCTGGACTTCGCTGAATACCAAGCCCGGGCCCCTGGCAACATGGCCTATGACCGGGGGGAGAAGGCCTATCTGGCAGCCGACGGGTTCGCACCGATCCTCACAGACGGCAGCAGCACCCGATACCTGGCCGAGCTCTATGCGCTGACGACAGGGGCAATCCCCGCTGATCTCAGCTTCCTGGGAGCTCTGCCTGCGTCGGATGTCGTGCGGCACCCTACTCGACTGGTGTCGGCCCCCTTGCTGCGCCAGGTGTTGCGGGCGATCAATACCCAAAATGCTCTTGAGATCACCTATCAGACGATCGCGCGGCCAGAGCCCGACCGGAGGGTAATCAGCCCGCATGCGCTCGCTTACGATGGGTATCGGTGGCACATTCGCGCGTATTGCCACAATCGCCGAAGCTTTCGGGACTTTCTCTTTGCCCGGATTTTGGAGTGTGAAGGGCCCAAGACCTGGCTACCGGTCAAGGTTCGGGACGAGGAATGGGAGACGCCTGTCACGATTGCGATCGGGCCCAATCCAGCGCTTGAGGAAGGTCGGCGCCGCGTGATCGCGCTGGACTACGGGATGACTGATGGGCGGCTGGACATCTCTACGCGCCTGTCGCTGGCCTTTTACTTGCTTAAACGCCTCGGACTGGACCGCCCCATAGGCGCACTCGCCCCCCACGAACAGCACATCACGTTGCTCAACCGGGCCGAGCTTGAGCCTGTCCTTCCCCAACTCAACCCACGCAATTCAACCGGCTAA